In Ammoniphilus sp. CFH 90114, the genomic window TTATGGAGGATGAAATAATGGAGCTCCATCAGGCTGGTCTACTCGGGGATCCGGATATTTTTCGGTCTGCGCTCATGGCTGTTCGCAAAAGGAAAACAGAACTGAATCAAAATCCCTACAAGTAGAAGGTACATATTTATGTACCTTCTCCTCTTTTTTATTTGCCCCTTAAAAAAGTCAAGAGCTTTTCGAAGATTTTTAGTAGGGTAAGGACGAAACTTTTTTTACCTTTACAGAGTAAATAACTATGGTTAGATTAATAACAACTTTGACCTGTCTAACAGGGGGGAGAGAAATGAAAAAGAAAAAAAAGAAAAAAGTAAACATATGGAAATGGTTTGCGGTTCTGGTGGGCTTGATGATGTTGCTTGCTGTAGGCGGATGTGCCGCTGTCCTGTCTGTAGGCAATGCTTTAGTAGATCAAGGCAAAGTGAAGGAGCAAATTGAAACAACTATTCTATACGATAATGAAGAACGAGAAGTCTTTCGTTTATACGTGGAGGACAGAGAATCGGTTCCTTATCAAGAGATTCCTCCTATTATCGTTAGTGCTTTCGTCAATGTAGAGGATGAGCGCTTCTTTACCCATCAAGGTTTAGATCCGATCGCTATTGCACGTGCACTATATAAGGATATTCGAGCCGGCAGCAAGGTGGAAGGAGCAAGTACCATCACCCAACAGTTGGCGAAGAACGTTTATTTGACACATGAAAAATCCATTTGGAGAAAAACGAAGGAAGCTATCATTGCGGTGAATTTAGAGCAAAACTACTCTAAAGAGCAGATCCTTGAGTTTTACCTCAACGAGATCTATTTTGGGGATGCCGTATATGGCATTAAGTCAGCTGCGAGGTATTACTTTGGGAAAGATGATTTAAATGATTTAACTCTTGCGGAAGTAGCGACTTTAGCCGCTCTTCCTAAAGCGCCAAACAACTATTCCCCTCTTAAGAATTATGAAAAGTCATTGGAACGTAGAAAAGTAGTTCTTGCTCTGATGGAGAGAAACGGATCTATAACAAAAGAAGAGCGGGAAGCAGCAGCCAATGAAGAGTTACAACTTGTAGGAGCAGGAAAAGGGGATCAAGCGATTCGGGCTTATGTTGATTATGTGCTTAAGGAAGCACAAGAGCGATTTGATTTGACCGAAAACCAGTTATATCGCGGGGGATATCAGATCTATACGGAGATGGATTCTAAGGCTCAGAACGCGATGATCAAGGCTTTTGATAATCCAGCTCTCTTCCCTAAGAGCAAGTCTAAAGATCCGGTTCAGGCAGGTATGGTCATTATGGACCCTCATACCGGTGGGGTCGTCGCTATGATGGGTGGCCGTGAATATGTCACAAAGGGATTGAACAGGGCGTTAACCAAACGAAGTCCTGG contains:
- a CDS encoding YqgQ family protein, which translates into the protein MKPMSFTEAKELLRTFGIVIYTGNALGDCILMEDEIMELHQAGLLGDPDIFRSALMAVRKRKTELNQNPYK